Proteins encoded together in one Micromonospora auratinigra window:
- a CDS encoding SDR family oxidoreductase, producing MTSVAIVTGASSGIGAATARRLAAEGFHVLAAARRTDRLAGLVAEIEAAGGAATAVECDVTSAESVAGLAAAAAAAPGPVTLLVNNAGGARGLDPVESGDVADWQWMYEVNVLGTVRVTQALLPALEASGAGTIVIISSTAGQVVYEGGGGYTAAKHAQTAVAGTLRLELNGRPVRVIEIDPGMVRTEEFGLVRFDGDADKAAAVYAGVAEPLLADDIADCVAWCATRPQHVNVDRLVVRPLAQAAQHKVHRVS from the coding sequence ATGACCTCTGTCGCCATCGTCACCGGGGCCTCCAGCGGGATCGGCGCGGCCACCGCCCGCCGGCTGGCCGCCGAGGGTTTCCACGTGCTCGCCGCCGCGCGGCGTACCGACCGGCTGGCCGGCCTGGTCGCCGAGATCGAGGCGGCCGGCGGCGCGGCCACCGCGGTGGAGTGCGACGTGACCTCCGCCGAGTCGGTCGCCGGCCTGGCCGCCGCGGCCGCCGCCGCGCCCGGCCCGGTCACCCTGCTGGTGAACAACGCCGGCGGGGCCCGCGGGCTGGACCCGGTGGAGTCCGGCGACGTGGCCGACTGGCAGTGGATGTACGAGGTGAACGTGCTCGGCACGGTCCGGGTGACCCAGGCGCTGCTGCCCGCGCTGGAGGCCTCGGGGGCGGGCACCATCGTGATCATCAGTTCCACCGCCGGCCAGGTCGTCTACGAGGGCGGCGGGGGCTACACCGCGGCCAAGCACGCGCAGACCGCGGTCGCCGGCACGCTCCGGCTGGAGCTGAACGGCCGCCCGGTGCGGGTCATCGAGATCGATCCGGGCATGGTGCGCACCGAGGAGTTCGGCCTGGTCCGCTTCGACGGCGACGCGGACAAGGCGGCGGCCGTCTACGCCGGGGTGGCCGAGCCGCTGCTCGCCGACGACATCGCCGACTGCGTCGCCTGGTGCGCCACCCGGCCGCAGCACGTGAACGTCGACCGGCTGGTGGTCCGCCCGCTGGCCCAGGCCGCCCAGCACAAGGTCCACCGGGTGAGCTAG
- a CDS encoding LacI family DNA-binding transcriptional regulator produces MTTAQRPTLEAVARRAGVSRATVSRVVNGSTTVAESIQQAVRRAVEELGYVPNLAARSLVTQRTDSVALVMPEAATRVFSDDQVFPGIIRGAAQELEAADKQLVLMLAGSPAGHERVERYTTGRHVDGVLFASLHGEDPLPGKLARLGIPVVCSGRPLDGADVPYVDVDHVGGVTRAIRYLIEQGRRRIATIAGPQDMVAGIERFDGYRDTVAAAGLPTLVAYGDFTRESGTAAMRQLLAEHPDVDAVFAASDLMAHAALRTLREAGKRVPQDVAVIGFDDIETAAYTEPPLTTIRQPIVELGRAMTRQLLRIAAGEPVEHALMLSTELVVRESA; encoded by the coding sequence ATGACGACGGCACAACGGCCGACCCTGGAGGCGGTGGCCCGGCGGGCAGGCGTGTCCCGGGCCACGGTCTCCCGGGTGGTCAACGGCTCCACCACCGTCGCGGAATCGATCCAACAGGCGGTCCGCCGGGCGGTCGAGGAGCTCGGGTACGTCCCGAACCTCGCCGCCCGCAGCCTGGTCACCCAGCGCACCGACTCGGTCGCCCTGGTCATGCCCGAGGCGGCGACCCGGGTCTTCTCCGACGACCAGGTCTTCCCCGGGATCATCCGGGGCGCGGCCCAGGAGTTGGAGGCGGCCGACAAGCAGCTCGTGCTGATGCTGGCCGGCTCGCCGGCCGGACACGAGCGGGTCGAGCGCTACACCACCGGACGGCACGTGGACGGGGTGCTCTTCGCCTCGCTGCACGGCGAGGACCCGCTCCCCGGCAAGCTCGCCAGGCTCGGTATCCCGGTGGTGTGCAGCGGTCGCCCGCTGGACGGCGCCGACGTGCCGTACGTCGACGTCGACCACGTCGGCGGGGTCACCCGGGCGATCCGGTACCTCATCGAGCAGGGCCGACGGCGGATCGCCACCATCGCCGGCCCGCAGGACATGGTCGCCGGCATCGAACGGTTCGACGGGTACCGGGACACGGTCGCCGCAGCCGGGCTGCCGACGCTGGTGGCGTACGGCGACTTCACCCGGGAGTCCGGCACGGCGGCCATGCGGCAACTGCTCGCCGAGCACCCGGACGTGGACGCGGTCTTCGCCGCGTCCGACCTGATGGCGCACGCCGCCCTGCGCACCCTGCGGGAGGCGGGCAAGCGGGTGCCGCAGGACGTCGCGGTGATCGGCTTCGACGACATCGAGACGGCGGCGTACACCGAGCCGCCGCTGACCACCATCCGGCAGCCGATAGTGGAGCTGGGTCGGGCGATGACCCGGCAACTGCTCCGGATCGCGGCCGGCGAGCCGGTCGAGCACGCCCTCATGCTCTCGACCGAACTGGTGGTCCGCGAGTCCGCCTGA
- a CDS encoding UDP-N-acetylmuramate dehydrogenase yields MSDVYAEPTTGAGPIDPAALARHTTLRLGGAARRLETATSTEEIVQKVREAEARDEPVLVLAGGSNVVIGDAGFPGTVVLVRSRGYRVVAEDADTVTVRVEAGEPWDDLVAATVEHGWSGLECLSGIPGSAGATPIQNVGAYGQEVADTITAVEAYDRTRGETVRIAAADCGFAYRGSIFKYSDRWVVLTVDFRLTRSPLSGPVRYAELARSLGVEVGDRVPLADARATVLRLRAGKGMVLDADDPDTWSVGSFFTNPVLDREAYELLRERAGDLGEPPHWPGAGDVVKVSAAWLIDKAGFGKGYAGPDGVAISSKHTLALTNRSGTAPTAALVALAREIRDGVHTRFGVTLHPEPVLINCTI; encoded by the coding sequence GTGTCAGACGTCTACGCCGAACCGACGACCGGAGCCGGCCCGATCGACCCCGCCGCCCTGGCGCGCCACACCACGCTCCGCCTCGGTGGTGCCGCCCGCCGCCTGGAGACCGCCACCAGCACCGAGGAAATCGTACAAAAGGTACGGGAAGCGGAGGCCCGGGACGAGCCGGTCCTCGTCCTGGCCGGTGGCAGCAACGTGGTGATCGGCGACGCGGGCTTCCCCGGCACCGTCGTCCTGGTGCGCTCCCGGGGCTACCGGGTGGTCGCCGAGGACGCCGACACCGTCACCGTACGGGTCGAGGCCGGCGAGCCCTGGGACGACCTGGTCGCCGCCACCGTCGAGCACGGCTGGTCCGGGCTGGAGTGCCTCTCCGGCATCCCCGGCTCGGCCGGGGCCACCCCGATCCAGAACGTCGGGGCGTACGGCCAGGAGGTGGCCGACACGATCACGGCGGTCGAGGCGTACGACCGGACCCGGGGGGAGACCGTCCGGATCGCGGCCGCCGACTGCGGGTTCGCGTACCGGGGCAGCATCTTCAAGTACAGCGACCGCTGGGTGGTGCTCACCGTCGACTTCCGGCTCACCCGCTCCCCGCTCTCCGGCCCGGTGCGCTACGCCGAGCTGGCCCGCTCGCTCGGCGTCGAGGTGGGCGACCGGGTGCCGTTGGCCGACGCCCGGGCCACCGTGCTGCGGCTGCGGGCCGGCAAGGGCATGGTGCTCGACGCCGACGACCCGGACACCTGGTCGGTGGGCTCGTTCTTCACCAACCCGGTGCTGGACCGGGAGGCGTACGAGCTGCTCCGGGAGCGGGCCGGGGACCTCGGCGAGCCGCCGCACTGGCCGGGCGCGGGTGACGTGGTCAAGGTCAGCGCCGCCTGGCTCATCGACAAGGCCGGCTTCGGCAAGGGGTACGCCGGCCCCGACGGGGTGGCCATCTCCAGCAAGCACACCCTCGCCCTGACCAACCGCAGCGGCACCGCCCCCACCGCCGCCCTGGTCGCCCTGGCGAGGGAGATCCGCGACGGCGTCCACACCCGCTTCGGCGTCACCCTGCACCCCGAACCCGTCCTCATCAACTGCACCATCTGA
- a CDS encoding carbohydrate ABC transporter permease — protein sequence MAVQLDARPPVRPAHRTAQPSRLIRLSRFDTKYSPYLYIAPFFLLFGVFGVYPLIYTFWVSLHDWDLLGAEHPYIGFENYSQLLADPDFWHSVVNTLGIFVISTVPQLLAALWLANLLNRQLRARTTWRMAVLIPNVTSTAAVAIVFAVLFGREFGMINWLLDHIGIGAIDWKANRFASWVAISTMVDWRWTGYNALIFLAAMQAIPRDLYESASIDGASRSRQFWSITVPLLKPTIVFAVIISTIGGLQLFTEPRLFNSGTNAIRGGPLRESQTVTMYMFENAFAPHYNFGYGSAIAWLLFALIAVVAAINVLLLRRLGGGARKEGSR from the coding sequence ATGGCAGTCCAGCTCGACGCCCGCCCGCCGGTCAGACCGGCGCACCGTACCGCCCAACCCAGCCGCCTGATCCGGCTCAGCCGGTTCGACACGAAGTACTCGCCCTACCTGTACATCGCCCCGTTCTTCCTGCTCTTCGGGGTCTTCGGGGTCTATCCCCTGATCTACACGTTCTGGGTCTCGCTGCACGACTGGGACCTGCTCGGCGCCGAGCACCCCTACATCGGCTTCGAGAACTACAGCCAGCTCCTGGCCGACCCGGACTTCTGGCACTCGGTCGTCAACACCCTCGGCATCTTCGTCATCTCGACGGTTCCCCAGCTGCTCGCCGCCCTCTGGCTGGCCAACCTGCTGAACCGCCAGCTGCGCGCCCGGACCACGTGGCGGATGGCGGTGCTGATCCCGAACGTCACCTCGACGGCCGCGGTGGCGATCGTCTTCGCGGTGCTCTTCGGGCGCGAGTTCGGCATGATCAACTGGCTGCTGGACCACATCGGCATCGGCGCCATCGACTGGAAGGCGAACAGGTTCGCCTCCTGGGTGGCCATCTCGACGATGGTCGACTGGCGGTGGACCGGCTACAACGCACTGATCTTCCTGGCCGCCATGCAGGCCATCCCCCGCGACCTGTACGAGTCCGCCTCGATCGACGGTGCGAGTCGATCGCGGCAGTTCTGGTCGATCACGGTGCCGCTGCTCAAGCCGACGATCGTCTTCGCGGTCATCATCTCCACCATCGGCGGCCTCCAGCTCTTCACCGAGCCCCGGCTCTTCAACTCCGGCACCAACGCGATCCGGGGTGGACCGCTGCGCGAGTCGCAGACGGTGACCATGTACATGTTCGAGAACGCCTTCGCGCCGCACTACAACTTCGGCTACGGCTCGGCCATCGCCTGGCTGCTCTTCGCGCTGATCGCGGTGGTCGCGGCCATCAACGTCCTGCTCCTCCGCCGGCTCGGCGGCGGCGCCCGCAAGGAGGGCTCCCGATGA
- a CDS encoding class I SAM-dependent methyltransferase, translating to MRPLGVVTRGTTNPNRLRRVDNWIVETCGEALCGAADPLVVDLGYGATPVTAVELRARLAAGVRADVRVVGLEIDPVRVAGAQPAADPPGLTFARGGFELAGLRPALVRAFNVLRQYDEPEVPDAWRAITGRLAPGGLLVEGTCDELGRLGSWVLLDADGPRSLTLAAKLTTLESPATLAERLPKALIHRNVPGERIHDLIRALDDAWQAAAGYAPFGPRQRWLAAVRSLHAAGWPLQDTPRRWRLGELTLPWPTIAPTP from the coding sequence ATGCGGCCCCTGGGCGTCGTGACGCGCGGGACGACGAACCCGAACCGGCTCCGGCGGGTGGACAACTGGATCGTCGAGACCTGCGGCGAGGCGCTGTGCGGGGCCGCCGACCCGCTGGTGGTCGACCTGGGCTACGGCGCGACCCCGGTCACCGCCGTCGAGTTGCGGGCCCGGCTGGCGGCCGGGGTCCGCGCCGATGTCCGGGTGGTCGGGCTGGAGATCGATCCGGTACGCGTGGCCGGCGCCCAGCCGGCCGCGGACCCGCCGGGCCTGACGTTCGCCCGGGGCGGCTTCGAGCTGGCCGGGCTCCGCCCCGCCCTGGTCCGGGCCTTCAACGTGCTGCGCCAGTACGACGAGCCCGAGGTGCCCGACGCGTGGCGGGCGATCACCGGGCGGCTCGCGCCGGGCGGGCTGCTGGTCGAGGGCACCTGCGACGAGCTGGGCCGGCTCGGCAGCTGGGTGCTGCTCGACGCGGACGGTCCGCGCAGCCTGACCCTCGCCGCGAAGCTGACCACGCTGGAGAGCCCTGCGACGCTCGCCGAACGGCTGCCCAAGGCGCTGATCCACCGCAACGTGCCGGGCGAGCGGATCCACGACCTGATCCGGGCCCTCGACGACGCCTGGCAGGCCGCCGCCGGTTACGCCCCCTTCGGCCCCCGCCAACGCTGGCTGGCCGCGGTGCGCTCGCTCCACGCGGCAGGCTGGCCCCTCCAGGACACCCCCCGCCGCTGGCGCCTCGGCGAACTCACCCTCCCCTGGCCCACCATCGCCCCCACCCCCTGA
- a CDS encoding ABC transporter substrate-binding protein: protein MATFTRRRLAAVALVATTALLGATACGGGDDKPAADGPVTLTVDVFGQFGYQELYKEYMASHPNVKIVERGTGSNLDEYSPKLTQWLAAGKGAGDVVAIEEGLLTEYKANPQNFVNLLDHGAADLKGNFLDWKWNQGLTADGKQLIGLGTDVGGMAMCYRKDLFAKAGLPTDREAVSKLWPTWDDYIKVGGQFKAKNTGAAFLDGATNTFNTILLQAAGNSTGYSYYDNSNNLVVDSNPAVKQAYDTTVNIINANLSGKYGSWSEEWVSAFKQSKFATIACPAWMTGVIEGNAGPGAKGKWDIAQIPGSGGNWGGSFLAVPKQSKHQAEAIELTKFLTSAKGQIGAFKAKGPLPSSPQALDDPAIVDSKNAYFSDAPVGKIFAAGAKSLKPVYMGPKNQAVRTEVENAVRTVELGKRNPAQGWTDAVENAKKAAAK from the coding sequence ATGGCTACCTTCACGCGCCGCCGCCTGGCTGCGGTGGCCCTCGTCGCCACCACCGCCCTGCTCGGCGCCACCGCCTGTGGCGGCGGCGACGACAAGCCGGCCGCCGACGGTCCGGTCACGCTCACCGTCGATGTCTTCGGCCAGTTCGGCTACCAGGAGCTGTACAAGGAGTACATGGCCAGCCACCCCAACGTGAAGATCGTTGAGCGGGGCACCGGCAGCAACCTGGACGAGTACTCGCCGAAGCTGACCCAGTGGCTCGCCGCCGGCAAGGGCGCGGGCGACGTGGTCGCCATCGAGGAGGGCCTCCTCACCGAGTACAAGGCGAACCCGCAGAACTTCGTGAACCTGCTCGACCACGGCGCGGCCGACCTGAAGGGCAACTTCCTCGACTGGAAGTGGAACCAGGGTCTCACCGCCGACGGCAAGCAGCTGATCGGCCTCGGCACCGACGTCGGCGGCATGGCCATGTGCTACCGCAAGGACCTGTTCGCCAAGGCCGGCCTGCCGACCGACCGGGAGGCCGTCTCCAAGCTCTGGCCCACCTGGGACGACTACATCAAGGTCGGCGGCCAGTTCAAGGCGAAGAACACCGGCGCGGCCTTCCTCGACGGCGCGACCAACACCTTCAACACCATCCTGCTGCAGGCCGCCGGCAACAGCACCGGCTACAGCTACTACGACAACAGCAACAACCTGGTCGTGGACAGCAACCCCGCGGTGAAGCAGGCGTACGACACCACCGTGAACATCATCAACGCCAACCTCTCCGGCAAGTACGGCTCCTGGTCGGAGGAGTGGGTCTCCGCGTTCAAGCAGTCGAAGTTCGCCACCATCGCCTGCCCGGCCTGGATGACCGGTGTCATCGAGGGCAACGCCGGCCCCGGCGCGAAGGGCAAGTGGGACATCGCGCAGATCCCCGGTAGCGGCGGCAACTGGGGCGGCTCCTTCCTGGCCGTGCCGAAGCAGAGCAAGCACCAGGCCGAGGCGATCGAGCTGACCAAGTTCCTGACCAGCGCCAAGGGTCAGATCGGCGCGTTCAAGGCCAAGGGCCCGCTGCCGTCCTCGCCGCAGGCGCTCGACGACCCGGCGATCGTGGACTCGAAGAACGCGTACTTCTCCGACGCCCCGGTCGGCAAGATCTTCGCTGCTGGCGCCAAGAGCCTGAAGCCGGTCTACATGGGCCCGAAGAACCAGGCCGTCCGCACCGAGGTGGAGAACGCGGTCCGCACCGTCGAGCTGGGTAAGCGCAACCCGGCGCAGGGCTGGACCGACGCGGTCGAGAACGCCAAGAAGGCCGCTGCCAAGTAA
- a CDS encoding maleylpyruvate isomerase family mycothiol-dependent enzyme: protein MSRLHATKDFWIGALRTEGPAFAAAVAEAPPQTPVLSCPGWTVADLALHLTRVYVWARTVVTAGGTARPERHDPELPAGLTPAQWYRQEYDRLITLLEGLDPETPAWNFAPQPKKAGFWPRRLAHETAVHRWDAQLAIGAGEPIEAKLAADGVSEVLDTWLPAGRRVNPGQWRGVVQLTATDAAQEWYLRLRGEGVALLDTATILDHDDHNARAQVTGTASDLLLALMGRISFDALGVAGDRGLLGGLRVG, encoded by the coding sequence ATGAGCAGACTGCACGCCACGAAGGACTTCTGGATCGGCGCGCTGCGGACGGAGGGCCCCGCCTTCGCCGCCGCCGTCGCCGAGGCGCCGCCGCAGACACCGGTGCTGTCCTGTCCCGGCTGGACGGTCGCCGACCTCGCGCTGCACCTCACCCGGGTCTACGTCTGGGCCCGCACGGTGGTGACCGCCGGCGGCACCGCCCGCCCGGAGCGGCACGATCCGGAGCTGCCCGCCGGGCTGACCCCGGCGCAGTGGTACCGGCAGGAGTACGACCGGCTCATCACGTTGCTGGAGGGCCTCGACCCGGAGACGCCGGCGTGGAACTTCGCGCCGCAGCCGAAGAAGGCGGGCTTCTGGCCGCGCCGGCTGGCGCACGAGACCGCGGTGCACCGCTGGGACGCCCAGCTCGCCATCGGCGCCGGCGAGCCGATCGAGGCCAAGCTCGCGGCCGACGGGGTGAGCGAGGTGCTGGACACCTGGCTGCCGGCCGGGCGGCGGGTCAACCCGGGGCAGTGGCGCGGGGTGGTGCAGCTGACCGCGACCGACGCCGCCCAGGAGTGGTACCTGCGGCTGCGCGGCGAGGGGGTGGCCCTGCTGGACACCGCGACGATCCTGGACCACGACGACCACAACGCCCGCGCCCAGGTGACCGGCACGGCCAGCGACCTGCTGCTGGCGCTGATGGGCCGGATCAGCTTCGACGCCCTCGGGGTGGCCGGCGACCGCGGCCTGCTGGGCGGCCTCCGGGTGGGCTGA
- a CDS encoding GH1 family beta-glucosidase: protein MSDVRFPENFIWGAATAAYQIEGAATEDGRGPSIWDTFSRTPGKVFQGHTGDVACDHYHRYADDVAMMADLGLATYRFSIAWPRIQPDGTGPVNPRGLDFYDRLVDSLLARGIDPFITLYHWDLPQTLEDRGGWTNRETAEHFADYAVAVHRRLGDRVRTWTTLNEPWCSAYLGYGNGVHAPGTRDAGAAFRAVHHLLLGHGLATRALRAAGAETLGITLNLADVQPVDAASTADADAVRLVDGLHNRIFLDPLTGAGYPADVLAHVSRMVTPDFIQDGDEKVIAAPIDLLGINYYAPTYVAGRAGGAGGSAYPGSEGSVEFAPASGPLTEMGWMIEPAGLTRLLERVAADYPGLPMFITENGGAFPDGEVDAEGRVADTDRVAYLDGHLRAVHEAIARGVDLRGYLVWSLLDNFEWAEGYRKRFGIVHVDYLTQRRTPKESARWYQEVISRNGL from the coding sequence GTGAGCGACGTGAGATTCCCGGAGAACTTCATCTGGGGCGCGGCCACCGCCGCGTACCAGATCGAGGGCGCCGCCACCGAGGACGGGCGCGGCCCGTCGATCTGGGACACCTTCAGCCGTACGCCGGGCAAGGTGTTCCAGGGCCACACCGGCGACGTCGCCTGCGACCACTACCACCGGTACGCCGACGACGTGGCGATGATGGCCGACCTGGGCCTGGCCACGTACCGCTTCTCGATCGCCTGGCCCCGGATCCAGCCCGACGGGACCGGCCCCGTCAACCCGCGCGGCCTGGACTTCTACGACCGCCTGGTGGACAGCCTGCTGGCCCGGGGCATCGACCCGTTCATCACGCTCTACCACTGGGACCTGCCGCAGACCCTGGAGGACCGGGGCGGCTGGACCAACCGGGAGACCGCCGAGCACTTCGCCGACTACGCGGTCGCCGTGCACCGGCGGCTCGGCGACCGGGTCCGCACCTGGACCACCCTCAACGAGCCGTGGTGCTCGGCCTACCTCGGCTACGGCAACGGGGTGCACGCGCCGGGCACCCGGGACGCGGGGGCGGCGTTCCGGGCCGTACACCACCTGCTGCTCGGCCACGGCCTGGCCACCCGGGCGCTGCGGGCGGCCGGCGCGGAGACCCTCGGGATCACCCTCAACCTGGCCGACGTGCAGCCGGTGGACGCGGCGAGCACGGCGGACGCCGACGCGGTACGGCTCGTCGACGGCCTGCACAACCGGATCTTCCTGGACCCGCTGACCGGTGCCGGCTACCCGGCGGACGTGCTGGCGCACGTGAGTCGGATGGTGACGCCGGACTTCATCCAGGACGGGGACGAGAAGGTGATCGCCGCGCCGATCGACCTGCTCGGGATCAACTACTACGCGCCCACCTACGTGGCCGGCCGGGCCGGCGGCGCGGGCGGCAGCGCGTACCCGGGCAGCGAGGGCAGCGTGGAGTTCGCGCCGGCCAGCGGGCCGCTGACCGAGATGGGCTGGATGATCGAGCCGGCCGGGCTGACCCGGCTGCTGGAGCGGGTGGCCGCCGACTACCCGGGCCTGCCGATGTTCATCACGGAGAACGGCGGGGCCTTCCCGGACGGGGAGGTGGACGCCGAAGGCCGGGTGGCCGACACCGACCGGGTCGCCTACCTCGACGGGCACCTGCGCGCCGTGCACGAGGCCATCGCCCGTGGGGTGGACCTGCGCGGTTATCTCGTATGGTCATTGCTGGACAACTTCGAATGGGCCGAGGGCTACCGGAAGCGGTTCGGGATCGTCCACGTCGACTACCTGACCCAGCGGCGCACACCGAAGGAAAGTGCCCGCTGGTACCAGGAGGTGATCTCCCGGAACGGGCTGTGA
- a CDS encoding carbohydrate ABC transporter permease — MTRLWSAGRLTYLALTLTALLSIFPIYWMFVVASRTSDAMGQVPPPVTPGGNLGANIARLFENTDAYFLTGLINSAIVAGTVTVSVVFFSTLAGFAFAKLRFRGRNALLLVIVATMMVPTQLGVIPLYMLMTKLNWNDRLPAVIVPALVTGFGVFMMRQYAGQAVSTELIEAARMDGCNTARIYWNVVLPALRPAAAVLGLLTFMTTWNDFLWPYAVLNDPENPTVQLSLRALSDGYYQDMSQVFTGTAIATLPLLLVFIVFGRQIIGGIMEGAVKA; from the coding sequence ATGACCCGCCTCTGGTCGGCCGGCCGGCTCACCTACCTGGCGCTGACCCTCACGGCCCTCCTGTCGATCTTCCCGATCTACTGGATGTTCGTGGTGGCCAGCCGGACCAGCGACGCCATGGGCCAGGTCCCGCCCCCGGTCACCCCCGGCGGCAACCTGGGCGCCAACATCGCCCGGCTGTTCGAGAACACCGACGCGTACTTCCTGACCGGTCTGATCAACTCGGCGATCGTGGCCGGCACGGTGACCGTCTCGGTGGTGTTCTTCTCCACCCTGGCCGGCTTCGCCTTCGCCAAGCTGCGGTTCCGCGGTCGCAACGCGCTGCTGCTGGTCATCGTCGCCACCATGATGGTGCCCACCCAGCTCGGCGTCATCCCGCTCTACATGCTGATGACCAAGCTGAACTGGAACGACCGGCTGCCGGCGGTGATCGTGCCGGCGCTGGTCACCGGCTTCGGTGTGTTCATGATGCGCCAGTACGCGGGCCAGGCGGTCAGCACCGAGCTGATCGAGGCCGCCCGGATGGACGGCTGCAACACCGCCCGGATCTACTGGAACGTGGTGCTGCCGGCGCTGCGTCCGGCCGCGGCGGTGCTCGGCCTGCTCACCTTCATGACCACCTGGAACGACTTCCTCTGGCCGTACGCGGTGCTCAACGATCCGGAGAACCCCACCGTGCAGCTGTCGCTGCGGGCCCTGTCCGACGGGTACTACCAGGACATGTCGCAGGTGTTCACCGGTACGGCCATCGCCACCCTTCCCCTGCTGTTGGTGTTCATCGTGTTCGGCCGCCAGATCATCGGCGGCATCATGGAAGGTGCGGTCAAAGCGTGA
- the mshA gene encoding D-inositol-3-phosphate glycosyltransferase: MAELHTGVGRQRGALPWPRPRRIATVSVHTSPLHQPGTGDAGGMNVYILEVARRLAEADVEVEIFTRATSGDLPPVVEMAPGVHVRHVTSGPLEGLTKEELPGQLCAFTAGVLRAEAARPPGHYDLIHSHYWLSGQVGWLAKDRWGVPLVHTAHTLAKVKNAQLAAGDRPEPKARVIGEEQVVAEADRLVANTRVEARDLIDRYDADPARVAVVEPGVDLDRFRPAPGDRDAARLAARRRLGLPTAGYVVAFVGRIQPLKAPDVLIRAVAALRERDPLLAAELTVVICGGPSGSGLDRPTALMELAGSLGVADRVRFLPPQTGDDLPALYRAADLVAVPSYNESFGLVALEAQACGTPVLAAAVGGLVTAVRDGVSGMLIDGHDPVDWAAALSRLLPDRLRRVTLGRGAERHARNFSWHRTVSGLLAVYGEAIAEQRSRLAGRLSGDPALSCSW, translated from the coding sequence GTGGCGGAGTTGCACACCGGTGTCGGTCGTCAGCGAGGTGCCCTGCCGTGGCCCCGGCCCCGCCGGATCGCCACCGTCTCGGTGCACACCTCACCGCTGCACCAGCCCGGCACGGGCGACGCGGGCGGCATGAACGTCTACATCCTGGAGGTCGCCCGGCGGCTCGCCGAGGCCGACGTCGAGGTGGAGATCTTCACCCGGGCCACCTCCGGTGACCTGCCCCCGGTGGTCGAGATGGCCCCCGGCGTACACGTCCGGCACGTCACCTCCGGCCCGCTGGAAGGGCTGACCAAGGAGGAGCTGCCCGGGCAGCTCTGCGCGTTCACCGCCGGGGTGCTGCGGGCCGAGGCGGCCCGCCCGCCGGGCCACTACGACCTGATCCACTCGCACTACTGGCTCTCCGGCCAGGTCGGCTGGCTGGCCAAGGACCGCTGGGGCGTACCGCTGGTGCACACCGCGCACACCCTGGCGAAGGTCAAGAACGCCCAGCTCGCGGCCGGTGACCGGCCCGAGCCGAAGGCCCGGGTGATCGGCGAGGAGCAGGTGGTCGCCGAGGCCGACCGGCTGGTCGCCAACACCCGAGTCGAGGCCCGTGACCTGATCGACCGGTACGACGCCGACCCGGCCCGGGTGGCCGTGGTCGAGCCCGGCGTGGACCTGGACCGGTTCCGCCCGGCCCCCGGTGACCGGGACGCCGCCCGGCTCGCCGCCCGCCGCCGCCTCGGCCTGCCCACCGCCGGGTACGTGGTGGCCTTCGTCGGCCGGATCCAGCCGCTGAAGGCGCCCGACGTGCTGATCCGGGCGGTCGCCGCGCTGCGTGAGCGGGACCCGCTGCTCGCCGCCGAGCTGACCGTGGTGATCTGCGGCGGCCCCAGCGGCAGCGGGCTGGACCGGCCCACCGCCCTGATGGAACTGGCCGGTTCGCTGGGCGTCGCCGACCGGGTGCGGTTCCTGCCGCCGCAGACCGGCGACGACCTGCCCGCTCTGTACCGCGCCGCCGACCTGGTCGCGGTGCCCTCGTACAACGAGTCGTTCGGGCTGGTCGCGCTGGAGGCGCAGGCCTGCGGCACGCCGGTGCTGGCCGCCGCCGTGGGTGGCCTGGTCACCGCCGTCCGGGACGGGGTCAGCGGGATGCTCATCGACGGGCACGACCCGGTCGACTGGGCGGCCGCGCTGTCCCGCCTGCTGCCGGACCGGCTGCGCCGGGTGACGCTGGGCCGGGGCGCGGAGCGGCACGCCCGCAACTTCTCCTGGCACCGTACGGTCTCCGGCCTGCTCGCCGTCTACGGCGAGGCGATCGCCGAGCAGCGCAGCCGGTTGGCCGGCCGGCTCTCCGGCGACCCCGCCCTTTCCTGCTCCTGGTGA